From the genome of Alkalibaculum bacchi, one region includes:
- a CDS encoding ASKHA domain-containing protein: MNMVSVEFPIIGKSIEIEKGSKISDACEKIGHPLNLVCGGKGRCGKCEVDIQIKGTTSTVLACQVEVSDGLKVMITGEEVEAQILTSNMLKHTNPNPSTRIVHVKHDELVTPLCGNDYETLLSVIDLDLSQPPLEVLQKFSTIYHNPEGLNIILYNDEIVDILPGDSTQTIYGLAFDIGSTSVVGYLFDLKTYEQVGISSRLNKQTSIGGDVISRIDYAISNPDGLRRLNKLVVESVNEIIENICTENNIDKNNIYQASFCGNSTMQHLFLGLYPSNLGLKPFSSTTHRAVLTNAKSLSININSKAKINFLPLLGGFVGADTAAVLLSIQNDDKNRLVIDLGTNGELGVGKNNDYKVTSCACGPALEGAGLEYGMRGTKGAIERVTIANGQVFNKVIGGVKPQGICGSGIIDIVAELSENNIVNSGGTFIDPSKIEEPELAKRVIKTQKGKAFIIAYGEETESGEPLLMTQQDIRQVQLAKAAIYTGCLMLIEECGLKGEDLEEILIAGAFGNYIDINKAQAIGMIPHFENVPVYSIGNAAATGSQIFLLSREEQEECIKLASKAEHIEIASNPNFVNGFIMNTSLKLDEEDDE; the protein is encoded by the coding sequence ATGAATATGGTTTCAGTCGAATTTCCTATAATCGGAAAGAGCATAGAAATCGAAAAGGGGAGTAAGATTTCAGATGCATGTGAAAAGATAGGCCACCCTCTAAATTTAGTTTGTGGCGGAAAAGGTAGATGTGGCAAATGTGAGGTTGATATTCAAATAAAGGGAACAACGTCTACAGTTTTAGCTTGCCAAGTAGAAGTATCTGATGGATTAAAAGTTATGATTACAGGCGAGGAAGTAGAAGCTCAAATACTCACATCCAATATGTTAAAGCACACGAATCCAAATCCATCTACGAGAATAGTTCACGTAAAGCATGATGAGTTAGTCACTCCATTATGTGGGAACGATTACGAAACTTTATTAAGTGTAATTGATTTAGATTTAAGCCAGCCACCACTAGAAGTGCTGCAAAAATTTTCAACCATTTACCATAATCCTGAAGGACTAAATATTATTTTATATAATGACGAAATTGTAGATATCCTTCCAGGAGACTCTACTCAAACGATATACGGTTTAGCTTTTGACATTGGTTCTACTTCTGTTGTAGGGTATTTGTTTGATTTGAAAACCTATGAACAGGTTGGGATTAGCTCTAGGCTGAATAAGCAAACAAGCATCGGCGGCGATGTCATCAGTAGAATCGACTATGCTATCTCTAATCCAGATGGTTTAAGAAGATTAAACAAACTGGTTGTTGAATCAGTAAATGAAATCATTGAAAATATTTGTACAGAAAACAATATTGATAAAAATAATATTTACCAAGCAAGTTTCTGTGGTAATAGCACTATGCAGCACTTGTTTTTAGGTTTGTATCCAAGCAATTTAGGTTTAAAGCCTTTTAGCAGTACGACACATAGAGCTGTTTTGACAAATGCCAAAAGCCTTAGTATTAATATCAATTCTAAAGCAAAAATTAATTTCTTGCCTTTATTAGGTGGATTTGTAGGTGCAGATACTGCTGCAGTACTTCTATCTATACAAAATGATGATAAAAACAGGCTGGTTATCGATCTAGGAACCAATGGCGAACTAGGTGTAGGGAAAAATAATGATTATAAAGTCACTTCCTGTGCATGTGGACCTGCCCTTGAAGGTGCTGGTTTAGAGTATGGAATGAGGGGGACAAAAGGTGCTATTGAACGAGTAACAATAGCCAATGGTCAAGTATTTAATAAAGTAATAGGAGGAGTAAAACCTCAAGGAATTTGTGGTTCTGGAATTATCGATATCGTAGCGGAGCTATCTGAAAATAATATTGTAAATTCTGGTGGTACTTTTATAGATCCATCGAAAATAGAAGAGCCAGAATTAGCAAAGAGAGTCATCAAAACTCAAAAGGGAAAAGCATTTATCATAGCTTATGGGGAGGAAACAGAATCTGGAGAACCCCTCTTAATGACCCAGCAAGATATCCGCCAAGTTCAACTAGCGAAGGCAGCAATTTATACAGGGTGCTTAATGCTAATAGAAGAATGTGGACTAAAAGGCGAGGACCTAGAAGAAATCTTAATCGCAGGAGCATTTGGTAATTATATCGATATCAATAAAGCTCAGGCTATTGGCATGATTCCACATTTTGAAAACGTGCCTGTGTATTCCATCGGAAATGCAGCAGCAACAGGAAGCCAAATCTTCTTATTGTCAAGAGAAGAGCAAGAAGAGTGCATTAAATTAGCATCAAAAGCAGAACACATAGAAATCGCATCGAATCCAAATTTTGTTAACGGATTTATAATGAATACGAGTTTAAAATTAGATGAAGAGGACGACGAGTAA
- a CDS encoding NCS2 family permease produces MEKFFQLKENNTNVSTEVMAGFTTFFAMSYVIFVNPAILSLTGMPSQAVFLATLIAAAIGTLVMGLFANVPYAQAPGMGLNAFFTYTVVFALGFTWQEALAIVFVCGIFNILITVTRVRKVIIKSIPVGLQNAISGGIGVFISYIGIKNAGLLQFTSDAGTIQSINNAAYDVATTTYEGGITSVVTGSGIVPALVDFTQMGPILALIGLAITVILLVKNVRGAILIGIISTTIIGIPLGIVDLSTIGSSSNSLANAISELGVTFGAAFSSEGLGSLFSDPARLPLVFMTIFAFSLSDIFDTIGTFIGTGRKSGIFSAEDEKALETSTGFNSKMDKALFADAIATSVGAVFGTSNTTTYVESAAGIGAGGRTGLTSVVVAGLFLLCSLFAPIITLVPAQATAPALILVGVMMMSSFLEIDWNSLEEAIPAFFTSIFMGFAYSISYGIAAGFIFYVIIKVAKGKTKEIHPVLWVSSLLFVLNFVIMARL; encoded by the coding sequence GTGGAAAAGTTTTTTCAACTGAAAGAGAATAATACAAATGTATCAACAGAAGTCATGGCTGGTTTTACTACATTTTTTGCAATGTCTTATGTTATATTCGTTAATCCAGCAATTTTATCATTAACGGGCATGCCTTCTCAAGCAGTATTTTTAGCAACGCTTATTGCTGCAGCAATCGGTACTTTGGTCATGGGACTTTTTGCCAATGTTCCATACGCTCAGGCACCAGGCATGGGACTAAATGCGTTCTTTACTTATACGGTAGTATTTGCACTAGGTTTTACTTGGCAAGAAGCCTTAGCAATCGTTTTTGTATGTGGAATTTTTAATATTTTAATTACCGTTACTAGGGTACGTAAAGTAATCATTAAATCTATACCTGTTGGTTTGCAAAATGCAATTAGCGGAGGTATTGGCGTATTTATATCTTATATTGGAATCAAAAATGCAGGCTTGCTACAATTTACATCTGATGCAGGCACTATTCAATCCATTAACAATGCAGCATATGATGTAGCTACTACAACATATGAAGGTGGAATAACTTCTGTAGTAACTGGTTCAGGAATTGTTCCTGCGTTAGTAGATTTTACACAAATGGGACCTATACTGGCTTTAATTGGACTTGCAATTACGGTTATTTTATTAGTTAAAAATGTTAGAGGAGCCATTCTTATTGGAATCATATCTACTACAATTATAGGAATACCATTAGGCATTGTAGATTTGTCTACAATTGGTTCTTCTTCTAATTCCTTGGCAAATGCAATTTCAGAATTAGGTGTTACTTTTGGGGCTGCTTTTAGCAGTGAAGGACTAGGTTCATTATTTAGTGATCCAGCTCGATTGCCATTAGTCTTTATGACCATATTTGCTTTTAGTTTATCTGATATATTTGATACGATTGGAACATTTATTGGGACAGGTCGTAAATCTGGAATCTTTAGTGCGGAAGATGAAAAAGCATTAGAGACGAGCACAGGCTTTAATTCTAAAATGGATAAAGCATTATTTGCAGATGCCATTGCAACGTCAGTAGGAGCGGTCTTTGGAACATCTAATACTACTACATATGTGGAAAGTGCTGCAGGTATTGGAGCAGGTGGCCGTACAGGACTTACAAGCGTGGTAGTAGCAGGCTTATTCTTACTATGTAGTTTATTTGCACCAATAATCACCCTTGTTCCTGCACAAGCAACTGCACCAGCCTTGATTTTAGTTGGGGTTATGATGATGTCTTCTTTCTTAGAAATTGATTGGAATAGTTTGGAGGAAGCAATTCCTGCTTTCTTTACTTCCATTTTTATGGGATTTGCATACAGCATCTCTTATGGTATTGCAGCAGGATTTATTTTCTATGTTATTATCAAAGTAGCAAAAGGCAAAACAAAAGAAATCCACCCAGTATTGTGGGTATCTAGCTTATTGTTTGTTTTAAATTTTGTCATAATGGCGAGATTGTAA
- a CDS encoding DMT family transporter, whose protein sequence is MESSKKQYLIGISCTLLGAIFWGFSGASSEYLMEVYHLPAPWISMVRMLCAGIILFVWLSFKQMDGLKGIWKDKVSWKSLLAFSIVGLMANQLTYLMAISHTNAGTATVLQYIAPVFILAYICLKSHKKPNRKELIGISLTLAGIFLITTHGNIQSLVISPLGLSWGILSAITLAIYNLVPIKIIRKWGSLVVTCYGMLIGGVVGALLFQQWRIKVELDLSALGALFVVVVFGTVIPYTLYLKGVEQIGAVKASMIASVEPLAATVFTAILLGTKFTMIDIIGFLLIIATVILLAYKEEKKQHEKKKINKTSLT, encoded by the coding sequence GTGGAATCATCAAAAAAACAGTATTTAATAGGGATTTCATGTACATTACTTGGCGCAATTTTTTGGGGGTTTTCTGGAGCTAGCAGTGAGTATTTAATGGAAGTTTACCATTTGCCCGCGCCATGGATTTCCATGGTTCGTATGTTATGTGCCGGAATCATTTTATTTGTATGGCTTAGTTTTAAACAAATGGATGGTTTAAAGGGCATATGGAAAGACAAAGTATCGTGGAAATCATTATTAGCCTTTAGCATTGTTGGACTTATGGCGAATCAATTAACTTATCTTATGGCCATTTCTCATACAAATGCGGGTACAGCTACTGTATTACAGTACATTGCTCCAGTATTTATTTTAGCTTATATTTGTTTGAAAAGTCACAAAAAACCAAATAGAAAAGAATTAATTGGGATTAGCCTAACCCTAGCTGGTATATTTCTCATCACTACACATGGCAATATACAATCTTTAGTTATTTCGCCTTTAGGTTTATCCTGGGGAATCTTGTCAGCTATTACTTTAGCCATCTATAATTTAGTACCTATCAAGATCATTCGCAAATGGGGTTCTCTTGTGGTTACATGTTATGGCATGTTGATTGGTGGAGTAGTAGGGGCTTTGCTATTTCAACAATGGCGCATAAAGGTTGAACTTGATTTATCAGCGTTAGGAGCTCTTTTCGTCGTTGTAGTGTTCGGTACGGTCATCCCATATACTTTATACTTAAAGGGGGTAGAGCAAATAGGGGCAGTAAAAGCAAGTATGATCGCTTCTGTTGAGCCTTTAGCGGCAACTGTATTTACTGCTATTCTTCTAGGAACAAAATTTACTATGATAGATATTATTGGTTTTCTCCTTATTATTGCAACAGTTATTCTATTAGCTTATAAGGAAGAAAAAAAGCAGCACGAGAAAAAGAAAATAAATAAAACTTCATTGACATAA
- a CDS encoding CGGC domain-containing protein: MINIGIINCAEVAKKCSGTGCINAFNENRGSFDKYVFKNAEIVSFAQCHGCSENATEGVVIEANKMKDKGVKTIHISTCIRGRCKWYSEFVDELSRNFEVVDYTHGRKK; this comes from the coding sequence ATGATTAATATAGGGATCATAAATTGCGCGGAAGTGGCAAAAAAGTGTTCGGGAACAGGGTGTATTAATGCTTTTAATGAAAATAGGGGCTCTTTTGACAAATACGTCTTTAAGAATGCGGAAATTGTTAGCTTTGCACAATGTCATGGATGCAGTGAAAATGCTACTGAAGGAGTAGTAATAGAGGCTAATAAGATGAAAGATAAAGGGGTCAAAACAATACATATTTCTACTTGTATTCGTGGAAGATGCAAATGGTACTCTGAATTTGTAGACGAGTTATCAAGGAATTTTGAAGTTGTAGACTATACTCATGGACGTAAAAAATAG
- a CDS encoding 4Fe-4S binding protein, whose protein sequence is MKYLIATVRILFLGLFLFLIIMGKPMLWLGVFAISLIAALFFGRVYCGYICPMNTLMIPTESLSKKLKIQTDKTPDWLKSTKFSVIALIASVVIVIIAQKVLHKNIPILPVWIALAVIVTLKYKPAVFHNLVCPFGVLQKSFGKSSKLCTIVNEENCIGCKICEKTCPSNAILVVAENKKASIDTSLCFQCTSCQQVCPKDAIHYERVKTSSEVS, encoded by the coding sequence ATGAAGTATCTTATTGCTACAGTACGTATTCTGTTTTTAGGTTTATTTCTATTCCTAATTATTATGGGAAAGCCTATGCTTTGGTTGGGAGTGTTTGCCATTAGCCTTATTGCAGCTCTGTTCTTTGGAAGGGTATACTGCGGTTATATCTGTCCTATGAATACATTAATGATTCCTACAGAGTCGCTCTCAAAAAAGCTGAAAATCCAAACGGATAAAACGCCTGATTGGCTTAAGTCTACAAAGTTTAGCGTAATTGCGCTAATAGCAAGTGTAGTTATAGTAATCATTGCACAAAAAGTATTACATAAGAATATTCCAATCTTACCAGTGTGGATTGCTTTGGCGGTAATCGTAACCCTAAAATATAAACCTGCAGTCTTTCACAATCTTGTCTGCCCTTTTGGAGTATTGCAAAAATCATTTGGTAAATCTTCAAAGTTATGTACAATTGTAAATGAAGAGAACTGTATTGGATGTAAAATTTGTGAAAAAACTTGCCCTTCAAATGCAATTTTAGTTGTCGCTGAAAATAAAAAGGCTTCTATTGACACGTCATTATGTTTTCAGTGCACCAGCTGTCAGCAGGTCTGCCCAAAAGATGCTATTCACTATGAACGTGTAAAAACGAGTAGCGAAGTAAGCTAA
- a CDS encoding Crp/Fnr family transcriptional regulator: MDEYINDIKNTTLINCFSVRDIELFLKTGKFKIVSYTKNTVIHFDGDMCCNLEIILSGSVIVERIDEFGNLLTISEFSKDDIVGGNLLYSKNPYFPMTIVTQSRTSLLEIDKETLFELLTTNSSFLRIYLQYTSDRTFLLGHTLKSYIKRTIRECIIDFLNIECKKQDSKQITLNITKKALAEKIGVQRTSLSRELTKMKKDGLIDYDTKTITMLE; encoded by the coding sequence ATGGATGAATATATAAATGATATTAAGAATACAACTTTAATCAATTGTTTTTCTGTACGAGATATAGAGCTATTTTTAAAAACGGGTAAATTCAAAATCGTTTCCTATACAAAGAATACCGTTATACATTTTGATGGGGATATGTGTTGTAACTTAGAAATCATCCTTTCTGGAAGTGTTATTGTGGAAAGAATTGATGAATTTGGCAATTTGCTTACCATCTCAGAATTTTCTAAGGATGATATCGTTGGAGGTAATCTCTTATACTCTAAGAATCCGTATTTTCCAATGACTATAGTAACACAATCTCGAACTAGCCTTCTTGAAATTGATAAAGAAACTTTATTTGAACTATTGACTACGAATTCATCTTTTCTTAGAATTTACCTCCAGTACACTTCAGATCGAACATTTCTCTTAGGCCATACCTTAAAGAGTTACATAAAAAGAACTATAAGAGAATGCATCATAGATTTTCTCAATATAGAGTGTAAAAAACAGGATTCAAAACAGATTACCTTAAATATAACGAAAAAAGCGCTAGCCGAAAAAATTGGCGTCCAACGCACATCCTTGTCGAGGGAATTAACTAAGATGAAAAAAGATGGCTTGATAGATTACGATACAAAGACGATTACGATGCTGGAATAA
- a CDS encoding DUF362 domain-containing protein, which translates to MEAVKKKVKRNAVVSNECVACGVCMRVCPFDAINIYKGIHAVVDIEKCVGCGKCAKACPASVIKIHKEEN; encoded by the coding sequence ATGGAAGCTGTAAAAAAGAAAGTAAAGAGAAATGCCGTCGTTTCTAATGAATGCGTCGCCTGTGGTGTTTGTATGCGAGTTTGCCCTTTTGATGCTATAAACATTTACAAGGGAATCCACGCTGTGGTAGATATAGAAAAATGTGTTGGCTGCGGAAAATGCGCTAAAGCATGTCCAGCCTCTGTTATCAAAATTCACAAGGAGGAAAATTGA
- a CDS encoding 4Fe-4S binding protein, which produces MKKNNIDKKKWSDYLWIFTLVYLMLGFFNILFAWIGLICFIVPIVISLFGGGKAYCNHYCGRGKLFQLLGDKFKLSRNMDIPRFLRSKKFRYGFLIFFMAMFINMLYSTYLVYAEVNGLREFVTLLWTFKVPWSWAYTTPATPWIAQFAFGFYSVMLTSTILGLITMVLYKPRSWCVYCPMGTMTQGISQLKDK; this is translated from the coding sequence ATGAAAAAAAACAATATTGATAAGAAAAAATGGTCTGATTATTTGTGGATTTTTACTCTAGTTTACTTAATGCTAGGATTTTTTAATATTTTATTTGCATGGATTGGTTTGATTTGTTTTATCGTTCCCATAGTTATCTCCCTTTTTGGTGGAGGGAAAGCTTACTGTAATCACTACTGCGGTAGAGGAAAACTATTTCAGTTATTAGGTGACAAATTTAAATTATCAAGAAATATGGATATTCCACGTTTCTTGCGTTCAAAAAAATTTCGATATGGGTTTTTGATTTTCTTTATGGCTATGTTTATTAATATGTTGTACTCTACATATCTAGTTTACGCTGAAGTCAATGGATTAAGAGAATTTGTCACACTACTTTGGACCTTTAAAGTGCCATGGAGCTGGGCTTATACCACTCCTGCAACACCATGGATTGCTCAATTTGCCTTTGGCTTTTACAGTGTTATGCTTACGTCCACCATTTTAGGTCTTATTACCATGGTGCTATACAAACCTCGCTCTTGGTGTGTTTACTGCCCAATGGGAACCATGACACAAGGAATCAGCCAGTTGAAAGATAAGTGA
- a CDS encoding ArsR/SmtB family transcription factor → MEEHVKVVAELLKVLANENRLLILCYLIEGPLTVSELSLKITTITQSALSQHLAILKAHKIVDSIKKGQTITYSINDERILSVMEVLKAKYCV, encoded by the coding sequence ATGGAAGAACATGTAAAAGTAGTAGCGGAACTACTTAAAGTACTTGCCAATGAAAATAGATTACTAATTTTATGCTACCTCATAGAAGGGCCTTTGACAGTGAGTGAGCTCTCCTTAAAAATTACTACCATCACTCAGTCTGCACTTTCTCAGCATCTTGCCATTTTAAAAGCGCATAAAATAGTCGACTCAATAAAAAAAGGCCAGACTATTACTTATTCTATTAATGATGAAAGAATTCTATCTGTAATGGAAGTTCTTAAAGCGAAATATTGTGTGTAA
- a CDS encoding sugar ABC transporter ATP-binding protein yields the protein MGPHIQFKNVTKKFGGTTALSEVSFEIQKGEVHCICGENGAGKSTLINLCAGVFEPTSGEIWVNGKHEKINSIQKSEKLGFSIVHQEVPLCTNMSIANNIFLGSSESMKGIFINESYMREKTQELLDLFQLKLEPTRLIDSLSIAEQSMIQIAKAIYYKPDILILDEPTAALTNDQRNVVFDIIRKMKRELGTTIIYVSHRLEEVMELGDRTTILRDGQFITTKNIKDITMDDIVRLMVGREIDNNSCYQCYATDEVLLQVKGFSKHRQFDNISFELKKGEILGIAGFVGAGRTELLNSIFGINKPDEGEIYIHGKKVPVHNCSQAAIKNRIALIPENRRDDALMAELSVKQNAQVVILNKMLKNGVIDKRKSNEIMDEMVKKYHIKTSDVNNCIMTLSGGNQQKVIIARWLANEPEILMCDEPTRGIDVGAKAEIYELLRDIAQQGIGIIMVSSELPELLTLCDRIIVMHEGRKTGELTREEASEEQIMKYAAAIAN from the coding sequence ATGGGACCACATATTCAGTTTAAGAATGTTACAAAAAAATTTGGTGGAACTACAGCATTATCAGAAGTTTCATTTGAAATTCAAAAAGGCGAGGTTCACTGTATTTGTGGAGAAAATGGTGCTGGCAAATCCACATTAATCAATTTATGTGCTGGCGTGTTTGAACCAACTTCTGGTGAAATATGGGTTAATGGCAAACATGAAAAAATCAATAGCATTCAGAAGTCAGAAAAGTTAGGTTTCTCAATTGTACATCAAGAAGTGCCATTATGTACTAATATGAGTATTGCTAATAATATTTTTCTTGGCTCCTCTGAAAGCATGAAGGGAATATTCATTAATGAATCATATATGAGAGAGAAGACCCAGGAGCTATTAGATCTTTTTCAACTAAAATTAGAACCAACTCGATTAATCGATAGTCTAAGTATCGCAGAACAGTCTATGATACAGATAGCCAAGGCAATTTACTACAAACCAGATATTTTAATTCTAGATGAACCAACAGCAGCTTTAACAAATGATCAAAGAAATGTAGTATTTGACATAATTAGAAAAATGAAAAGAGAATTAGGAACAACTATTATTTATGTTAGCCATCGACTAGAAGAAGTAATGGAACTAGGAGATCGTACAACCATTTTAAGAGATGGACAGTTTATTACAACAAAAAACATCAAAGATATAACAATGGACGATATTGTTCGATTGATGGTAGGACGAGAAATTGATAATAACAGTTGTTATCAATGTTATGCTACAGATGAAGTACTGCTTCAAGTTAAAGGTTTTTCAAAACATAGACAGTTCGATAATATATCTTTTGAATTAAAGAAGGGTGAAATATTAGGTATTGCTGGATTTGTTGGTGCAGGAAGAACAGAGCTACTTAACTCTATATTTGGAATTAATAAGCCCGATGAAGGTGAAATATACATTCATGGAAAGAAAGTCCCTGTTCATAATTGCTCTCAAGCTGCAATAAAGAATCGAATTGCCTTAATTCCCGAAAATAGAAGAGACGATGCCTTAATGGCAGAATTATCCGTTAAACAAAATGCACAAGTTGTCATACTGAACAAAATGTTAAAAAATGGGGTAATTGATAAAAGAAAATCAAATGAAATTATGGATGAAATGGTAAAAAAATACCATATTAAGACCAGCGATGTAAATAATTGTATTATGACACTAAGTGGAGGAAATCAACAAAAGGTTATAATTGCAAGATGGTTGGCTAATGAACCTGAAATATTAATGTGTGATGAACCTACAAGGGGAATTGATGTAGGAGCAAAGGCTGAGATATATGAACTTCTCAGAGATATTGCACAACAAGGTATAGGAATTATTATGGTTTCTTCTGAATTGCCTGAGCTTCTAACATTATGTGATCGAATTATTGTTATGCATGAAGGAAGAAAAACAGGTGAACTTACAAGAGAAGAAGCCAGCGAAGAACAAATCATGAAGTATGCTGCAGCTATTGCAAATTAA
- a CDS encoding ABC transporter permease, translated as MGMTELGKTARMKKIKVFREFGVFMVMVSLIAILSIASPAFLQMTNLINIVRQTVEIGIMAIGMTFIIVSAEIDLSAGSAYGATAMLAAYLYKAGVNPTLVFSIAMLAGGAIGFVNGFLITKAKMPAFIVTLGTMQIFRSIAYSISGGQNISVFPESAESSWIFKLGGSIGVIPIQVIVMIAFFIIAHMVMSKTKFGFEVYATGGNKRAAQLAGINTDRIKITCMVIAGVLYAFASQVSIAYLKSVPTTAGASREMDAIAAVILGGAALSGGRGTVIGTLIGAIIMSVVKNGMVLLSVPVFWQSGFIGVIIILAVLLDTCISRSNKKG; from the coding sequence ATGGGAATGACAGAGCTAGGTAAAACAGCAAGAATGAAAAAAATAAAAGTATTTCGCGAATTTGGCGTTTTTATGGTAATGGTTTCGCTTATTGCAATACTATCCATAGCGTCACCCGCATTTTTGCAAATGACAAATTTAATAAACATTGTGAGGCAGACTGTTGAAATAGGCATCATGGCTATTGGGATGACTTTTATTATTGTTTCGGCAGAAATTGATCTTTCAGCTGGTTCAGCCTATGGAGCTACAGCTATGCTGGCCGCATATCTCTACAAGGCAGGTGTAAATCCAACTCTAGTTTTTAGCATTGCTATGCTCGCAGGTGGAGCGATTGGATTTGTAAATGGTTTTTTAATTACTAAGGCAAAAATGCCTGCATTTATTGTTACATTAGGAACAATGCAAATTTTTAGAAGTATTGCTTATTCTATTTCAGGTGGGCAGAATATCAGTGTTTTTCCTGAAAGTGCTGAGAGCAGCTGGATCTTTAAGCTTGGAGGTTCAATAGGTGTAATACCTATTCAGGTTATTGTTATGATTGCTTTCTTTATAATTGCACATATGGTAATGTCTAAAACTAAATTTGGATTTGAAGTATATGCAACAGGTGGGAACAAAAGAGCAGCACAATTGGCAGGAATTAATACGGACCGAATTAAGATTACTTGTATGGTTATTGCAGGAGTTCTTTATGCCTTTGCAAGTCAGGTTAGCATTGCGTACTTAAAATCAGTTCCAACAACGGCAGGAGCATCAAGAGAAATGGATGCTATAGCTGCAGTTATCTTAGGTGGGGCAGCTTTAAGTGGTGGAAGAGGTACGGTCATTGGAACTTTAATTGGGGCAATAATCATGAGCGTTGTAAAAAATGGAATGGTACTGTTAAGCGTTCCAGTCTTCTGGCAGTCTGGCTTTATTGGCGTAATCATTATTCTGGCAGTACTTTTAGACACCTGCATTAGTCGATCAAATAAGAAAGGGTAG
- a CDS encoding substrate-binding domain-containing protein produces the protein MRKKVIVLALCVALFLSLVGCASKDAPAQDEGTDKKDIKVSVVLHAMNSSFYTKMADGAKAAGEDLGITVDVSAPNTASSLNEQVDLIESAISVGYDGIATVTWDPSGFNSVIGKANKAGIPVVGFNQNAEGSGISAFVGQDYEDAGYEMGMYMFGEVLNGKGKYVVASCAPADSALIARTAGIEKAAKEFPDIEFGGVIDIGTDLTNAYGVIENAYLKDPEIDAILGVDVFSEAIGTYIGTNKLQDKVKGAGFDLVEGTLEHVKNGDMQLTIGQNPFMQGYYSVLELYMNKAHDTQFIDVNTGAQMVTAENVSEVEPE, from the coding sequence ATGAGAAAAAAAGTAATAGTATTAGCGTTATGTGTAGCATTGTTTTTGTCATTAGTAGGATGTGCAAGTAAAGATGCTCCTGCACAAGATGAAGGAACAGACAAAAAAGATATTAAAGTTTCAGTAGTTTTACATGCAATGAACAGCTCATTCTATACAAAGATGGCTGACGGTGCAAAAGCCGCTGGTGAAGATTTAGGTATTACAGTAGATGTATCCGCTCCAAACACTGCTAGTAGCTTAAATGAACAAGTTGATTTAATTGAATCGGCTATTTCTGTAGGATACGATGGCATTGCAACAGTAACATGGGATCCTTCTGGTTTTAATTCAGTTATAGGAAAAGCAAACAAAGCAGGAATTCCCGTTGTAGGATTCAATCAAAATGCTGAAGGCAGTGGTATTTCCGCATTTGTTGGCCAGGATTATGAAGATGCAGGCTATGAAATGGGTATGTATATGTTTGGTGAAGTATTGAATGGAAAAGGAAAGTATGTAGTGGCAAGCTGCGCTCCAGCGGATTCTGCACTTATTGCAAGAACAGCTGGAATCGAAAAAGCTGCAAAAGAATTTCCTGATATTGAATTCGGTGGTGTAATCGATATCGGAACAGACTTAACAAATGCTTATGGTGTTATTGAAAATGCATATTTGAAAGACCCTGAAATTGATGCAATCTTAGGTGTAGATGTATTTAGTGAAGCAATTGGAACGTATATCGGAACAAACAAACTTCAAGACAAAGTAAAGGGTGCAGGATTTGACCTTGTTGAAGGAACACTTGAACATGTGAAAAATGGAGATATGCAGTTAACAATAGGACAAAACCCATTTATGCAGGGATACTATTCTGTATTAGAGCTGTATATGAATAAAGCACATGATACACAATTTATTGACGTCAATACTGGTGCACAAATGGTAACAGCAGAAAATGTTTCAGAGGTAGAGCCAGAATAA